In a genomic window of Pararge aegeria chromosome 7, ilParAegt1.1, whole genome shotgun sequence:
- the LOC120625340 gene encoding galactose mutarotase-like, producing MVYLYDEQFGSFKGEVVKKFTWGTDSGFSVSVISYGAIVQSIKVPDKSGILSDVVLGFDDLDSYVSRNDPHLGSTVGRCANRIGGASFQIDGFTYQLAKNIGKDHLHGGIIGFDKVNWNYTVNGNKVILSYLSKDCEEGYPGDLVTSVIYDVKDDDTLYVEFIATTTKKTVVNLTNHSYFNLAGHGTGAEEVYNHVISINADKITETTPESIPTGRFIKVGGTAYDLRVPARLGDAMNRQADSELYDDNFCVTSYEEKALNFVSRVTHPPSGRYLELYSDQPGVQLYTSNFLPSPSEPALIGKQGVGYRRHGAFCLETQNYPDAIHHPGFPSAILQPGDVNRHRVNYRFGVGKEIGPEVVIS from the exons ATGGTTTACTTATACGATGAACAATTTGGCTCATTCAAAGGAGAAGTAGTGAAGAAGTTCACATGGGGAACTGACAGTGGCTTTTCTGTCTCCGTGATATCATACGGTGCTATTGTACAATCGATTAAG GTACCTGACAAAAGCGGGATTTTAAGCGACGTAGTCCTCGGTTTCGATGACCTCGACAGCTATGTGAGCCGTAATGATCCACACTTGGGCTCCACTGTGGGTCGGTGCGCTAACAGGATAGGCGGGGCCAGCTTCCAAATCGACGGCTTCACATACCAGTTAGCCAAGAACATAGGAAAGGATCACTTACATGGCGGTATTATCGGCTTTGATAAG GTAAATTGGAATTATACAGTGAATGGTAATAAGGTCATCCTGAGCTACCTGTCCAAGGACTGCGAAGAAGGCTACCCTGGCGACCTGGTGACCAGCGTCATCTACGATGTGAAAGATGACGATACGCTATATGTGGAGTTCATTGCCACCACCACTAAGAAGACTGTTGTCAATTTGACCAACCACTCGTACTTCAACTTGGCGGGACACGGAACTGGCGCTGAGGAGGTCTACAACCATGTTATCAGCATTAACGCTGATAA GATAACAGAGACGACCCCGGAATCAATTCCCACGGGCCGCTTTATCAAAGTGGGCGGCACGGCATACGACTTGCGAGTCCCGGCACGCCTCGGGGACGCGATGAACAGACAGGCGGACTCCGAATTGTATGACGACAACTTTTGCGTCACTTCTTATGAGGAGAAG GCGTTGAACTTCGTGTCACGGGTAACTCATCCACCTTCCGGAAGATACCTTGAGTTGTACAGTGACCAGCCGGGCGTCCAGCTGTATACAAGCAACTTCCTGCCCTCCCCAAGCGAACCAGCTCTAATAGGAAAACAGGGTGTCGGCTACAGACGTCACGGAGCATTTTGTCTGGAGACCCAGAATTACCCGGATGCTATTCATCACCCAGGGTTCCCAAGCGCTATTTTGCAACCTGGTGATGTTAACAGGCATAGAGTCAACTATAGGTTCGGAGTGGGCAAAGAAATCGGACCTGAGGTTGTTATTtcgtaa